In Stenotrophomonas sp. ASS1, the following proteins share a genomic window:
- a CDS encoding pyridoxamine 5'-phosphate oxidase family protein, giving the protein MADTRAEHIAQLAELIKDVEVAMFTTTGVDGRLYSRPLATQQVTFDGDLWFVITADSPKVAEIALDPRVNVAYASPSKNTYVSVAGRARVVDDRAKIEELWSPAMKLFFPGGKDDPNLRLIQVRADSAEYWDGPGTLLGTALSFVLSAVQDEPAALADNGFIDLR; this is encoded by the coding sequence ATGGCCGACACCCGCGCCGAACACATTGCCCAACTGGCAGAACTGATCAAGGACGTGGAGGTGGCGATGTTCACCACCACCGGCGTCGACGGCCGCCTCTACAGCCGGCCGCTGGCCACCCAGCAGGTCACCTTCGACGGTGATCTGTGGTTCGTCATCACTGCCGACAGCCCGAAAGTGGCCGAAATTGCGCTCGACCCGCGCGTCAACGTGGCCTATGCCTCGCCATCGAAGAACACCTATGTGTCGGTGGCCGGGCGCGCGCGCGTGGTTGATGATCGCGCGAAGATCGAGGAACTGTGGTCGCCAGCGATGAAGCTGTTCTTCCCGGGCGGCAAGGACGACCCGAACCTGCGCCTGATCCAGGTGCGCGCCGACTCGGCCGAGTACTGGGATGGACCGGGCACGCTGCTGGGCACAGCGCTGAGTTTCGTGCTGTCAGCCGTGCAGGACGAACCGGCGGCGTTGGCCGACAACGGATTCATCGACCTTCGATGA
- a CDS encoding DUF6164 family protein, translated as MAKLLLNLRNVGDDEYADVCTLLDQHGIAWYRTEPSPWGISNGGLWLREDADHPRAKALMAEYQAERGPRIRAEREQALREGTAETFGSLFRRRPVYVVLVLVAMAGAAALVLLPFVLLRG; from the coding sequence ATGGCAAAACTCCTGCTCAATCTGCGCAATGTCGGCGACGACGAATACGCCGATGTCTGCACGCTGCTCGACCAGCACGGCATCGCCTGGTATCGCACCGAACCCAGCCCCTGGGGCATTTCCAACGGCGGCCTGTGGCTGCGCGAGGACGCCGATCATCCGCGTGCGAAGGCGCTGATGGCCGAGTACCAGGCCGAACGCGGGCCGCGCATCCGTGCCGAGCGCGAGCAGGCGTTGCGCGAGGGGACGGCGGAGACCTTCGGCAGCCTGTTCCGGCGCCGGCCGGTATATGTGGTGCTGGTGCTGGTGGCGATGGCCGGTGCGGCGGCGCTGGTGCTGCTGCCGTTCGTGCTGTTGCGGGGGTAA
- a CDS encoding hemolysin family protein: MILIVFALVLLNGFFAMSEMSVMTSRKSRLKQMAATSKRAAKALELSEKPESFLSTVQIGITVIGVLTGYLGGEALGEAFAGWIQGLMPGFAYAGNIGTALAVSLITFITLIFGELVPKRLALTRSEAIAGLVAMPMSWLAKLALPFVWLLSRTTQLVLRLFGLGKDEVASVTEEEIRMLVAESHEAGVIDAHERDMMNRVMRLGDRTADSLMTPRNRIAWLDTQAGLERNLEIMAEHEFSRYPVYRDNDMDVVGVLELKSLATRMARGDNALFQTLREPLYVSESTHAMKLLEIFREEQQSMALVVDEYGEIQGLVTISDLMGAVVGRLQAVENADEDALVVTREDGSLLVDGSLPIEDVRELIGSNDLPDAEDGDYYTLAGMCIHYFGRIPHAGEYFDWAGWRFEVVDLDGARVDKLLLRTLSDEQADELTA, translated from the coding sequence ATGATCCTGATTGTCTTCGCGCTTGTTCTGCTGAACGGCTTCTTCGCCATGTCCGAGATGTCGGTCATGACCTCGCGCAAGAGCCGCCTGAAGCAGATGGCCGCCACCTCCAAGCGCGCGGCCAAGGCGCTGGAGCTGTCCGAGAAGCCGGAGAGCTTCCTGTCCACCGTGCAGATCGGCATCACCGTGATCGGCGTGCTGACCGGCTACCTCGGCGGTGAAGCGCTGGGCGAAGCCTTCGCCGGCTGGATCCAGGGCCTGATGCCGGGCTTTGCCTATGCCGGCAACATCGGTACCGCGCTGGCGGTCAGCCTGATCACCTTCATCACGCTGATCTTCGGCGAACTGGTGCCCAAGCGCCTGGCGCTGACCCGTTCGGAGGCCATTGCCGGCCTGGTCGCGATGCCGATGAGCTGGCTGGCCAAGCTCGCCCTGCCCTTCGTCTGGCTGCTGTCCAGGACCACCCAGCTGGTGCTGCGCCTGTTCGGCCTGGGCAAGGATGAAGTCGCCTCGGTGACCGAAGAAGAGATCCGCATGCTGGTCGCCGAAAGCCACGAGGCCGGCGTGATCGATGCCCACGAGCGCGACATGATGAACCGCGTCATGCGCCTTGGCGACCGCACCGCCGACAGCCTGATGACCCCGCGCAACCGCATCGCGTGGCTGGATACTCAGGCCGGGCTGGAGCGCAACCTGGAAATCATGGCCGAACACGAGTTCTCCCGGTACCCGGTGTACCGCGACAACGACATGGACGTGGTCGGCGTGCTCGAACTGAAATCGCTGGCCACGCGCATGGCGCGCGGCGACAACGCGCTGTTCCAGACCCTGCGCGAACCCCTGTACGTCTCCGAATCGACCCACGCGATGAAGCTGCTGGAAATCTTCCGCGAGGAACAGCAGTCGATGGCACTGGTGGTGGACGAGTACGGCGAGATCCAGGGCCTGGTGACCATCAGCGACCTGATGGGCGCGGTGGTCGGCCGCCTGCAGGCGGTGGAGAACGCCGACGAGGACGCGCTGGTGGTGACCCGCGAAGACGGCTCGCTGCTGGTGGACGGCTCGCTGCCGATCGAAGACGTGCGCGAACTGATCGGCAGCAACGACCTGCCCGACGCCGAGGACGGCGACTACTACACGCTGGCCGGCATGTGCATCCATTACTTCGGCCGCATTCCGCACGCAGGCGAGTACTTCGACTGGGCGGGCTGGCGCTTCGAAGTGGTTGACCTGGATGGTGCGCGCGTGGACAAGCTGCTGCTGCGCACGTTGTCCGACGAGCAGGCCGATGAGCTCACCGCCTGA
- a CDS encoding DUF47 family protein, which translates to MFSLQTIFGSGKQFYTLLDEAAVAASDAAKALHSMLREADRQPALDAFKLARLRERAASDKISQALVDSFMTPIEREDIEALGSALYKIPKQIEKFADRYSLATTHLEHIDFAPRAAMLEQAAGVVVEMVADLRHMNLDRMTALNEKLRSLENEADRLMLELYRDIYSGRLDNLQMFLLKEFFEILEKAIDRCREAGVVAYQIVLKNS; encoded by the coding sequence ATGTTCTCTCTGCAGACCATTTTCGGTTCCGGCAAACAGTTCTACACCCTGCTCGATGAGGCTGCCGTCGCGGCTTCCGACGCCGCCAAGGCGCTGCATTCCATGCTGCGCGAGGCCGACCGCCAGCCCGCGCTGGACGCGTTCAAGCTGGCCCGCCTGCGCGAACGCGCGGCCTCGGACAAGATCAGCCAGGCGCTGGTGGACAGCTTCATGACCCCGATCGAGCGCGAAGACATCGAAGCGCTGGGCTCGGCGCTGTACAAGATTCCGAAGCAGATCGAGAAGTTCGCCGATCGCTATTCGCTGGCCACGACCCACCTGGAGCACATCGACTTCGCGCCGCGCGCGGCGATGCTGGAACAGGCTGCCGGCGTGGTGGTGGAGATGGTGGCCGACCTGCGCCACATGAACCTGGACCGGATGACCGCTCTCAACGAGAAGCTGCGTTCGCTGGAGAACGAGGCCGACCGCCTGATGCTCGAGCTGTACCGCGACATCTACTCGGGCCGCCTGGACAACCTGCAGATGTTCCTGCTGAAGGAATTCTTCGAGATCCTGGAAAAGGCCATCGATCGCTGCCGCGAGGCCGGCGTGGTGGCGTACCAGATCGTGTTGAAGAACAGCTGA
- a CDS encoding FMN-binding glutamate synthase family protein, translating to MHRYIVYLLAILMFPICLWLATIWPAWYWGVGLTAAMVALGTWDLLQKRSTLRRNYPVMAHFRYGLESIGPEIRQYFVQSDLEDVPFSRQQRALIYQRAKNEMDTVPFGTLRSTYAVDYEWINHSLAPTAIAKHDFRVLIGPNCAKPYSASVFNISAMSFGSLSANAIRALNEGARRGGFYHDTGEGSISPYHREMGGDLVWEIGSGYFGCRDEKGGFSEERFVANATHDQVKMIEIKLSQGAKPGHGGVLPAPKVTAEISVTRGVPMGVDCVSPSRHSAFSTPVELLQFVARLRELSGGKPVGFKLAIGHPWEWFGIAKAMQETGLLPDFIVVDGAEGGTGAAPAEFVDHVGVPMHEALLLVHNTLVGLDLRDRIRIGAAGKITSAFDIARTIALGADWCNAGRGFMFALGCIQSLSCHTDKCPTGIATQDPARWKHLDAPDKATRVYSYHEHTLHALKELLCAAGLNDPAELGPEHILRRVSPVEIRSLASLYRYLEPGELLHKVPDHAVFHAFWADARSDSFQPPPKIQALRASKSR from the coding sequence ATGCACCGGTATATCGTCTACCTGCTCGCCATCCTGATGTTCCCGATATGCCTGTGGCTGGCCACGATCTGGCCGGCCTGGTATTGGGGCGTCGGCCTGACTGCCGCGATGGTGGCGCTGGGGACCTGGGACCTGCTGCAGAAGCGCAGCACGCTGCGCCGCAACTATCCGGTGATGGCGCACTTCCGCTACGGGCTGGAATCGATCGGCCCGGAGATCCGCCAGTACTTCGTGCAGAGCGACCTGGAAGACGTGCCGTTCTCGCGCCAGCAGCGTGCACTGATCTACCAGCGCGCCAAGAACGAGATGGACACGGTGCCGTTCGGCACCCTGCGCAGCACCTATGCGGTGGATTACGAGTGGATCAACCATTCGCTGGCACCGACCGCCATCGCCAAGCATGACTTCCGTGTGTTGATCGGCCCGAACTGTGCCAAGCCTTATTCGGCCAGCGTGTTCAACATCTCGGCGATGAGCTTCGGTTCGCTGTCGGCCAATGCCATCCGCGCGCTGAACGAAGGCGCACGCCGCGGTGGCTTCTATCACGACACCGGCGAAGGTTCAATCTCGCCCTACCACCGCGAGATGGGCGGCGACCTGGTGTGGGAGATTGGCTCGGGCTACTTCGGTTGCCGTGACGAGAAGGGCGGTTTCAGCGAGGAACGCTTCGTTGCCAATGCCACCCATGATCAGGTCAAGATGATCGAGATCAAGCTGTCGCAGGGCGCCAAGCCCGGCCACGGTGGTGTGCTGCCGGCGCCGAAGGTGACCGCCGAGATCTCGGTGACGCGTGGCGTGCCGATGGGTGTGGACTGCGTGTCGCCGTCGCGTCACTCGGCGTTCTCGACGCCGGTCGAGCTGCTGCAGTTCGTTGCACGCCTGCGCGAGCTGTCCGGTGGCAAGCCGGTCGGTTTCAAGCTGGCCATCGGCCACCCGTGGGAGTGGTTCGGCATTGCCAAGGCGATGCAGGAAACCGGGCTGCTGCCGGACTTCATCGTGGTCGACGGCGCCGAGGGTGGCACGGGTGCGGCACCGGCGGAGTTCGTCGACCATGTCGGCGTGCCGATGCACGAAGCGCTGCTGTTGGTGCACAACACTCTGGTCGGCCTGGATCTGCGCGATCGCATCCGCATCGGTGCGGCCGGCAAGATCACCAGCGCGTTCGACATCGCGCGGACCATCGCGCTGGGGGCTGACTGGTGCAATGCCGGCCGAGGCTTCATGTTCGCGCTGGGCTGCATCCAATCACTGAGCTGCCATACCGACAAGTGCCCGACCGGCATCGCGACCCAGGACCCGGCACGCTGGAAGCATCTGGATGCACCGGACAAGGCCACCCGTGTGTACAGTTACCACGAGCACACGCTGCACGCCCTGAAGGAGCTGCTGTGTGCGGCGGGCCTGAACGATCCTGCCGAGCTGGGGCCGGAGCACATCCTGCGCCGCGTCTCACCGGTGGAAATCCGTTCGCTGGCCTCGCTGTACCGCTACCTGGAACCAGGCGAACTGCTGCACAAGGTGCCCGACCATGCGGTGTTCCATGCGTTCTGGGCCGATGCACGCAGCGACTCGTTCCAGCCGCCGCCGAAGATCCAGGCGCTGCGCGCCAGCAAGTCGCGGTAA
- a CDS encoding LLM class flavin-dependent oxidoreductase, translating into MIPLSILDLAPVCEGSDTTAAFANMLELAQHADALGYRRYWLAEHHNMPGIASAATAVLIGHVAGGTKRIRVGAGGIMLPNHAPLQVAEQFGTLASLYPDRIDLGLGRAPGTDQPTARALRRYFDSADQFPQDVRELLHYFEPVQPGQAVQAVPGGGLRVPTWILGSSLFGARMAASMGLPYAFASHFAPDVMDEALAVYRREFRPSATLKQPHAMLALNVVASDSEAESRRLFTSQQQSFVNLRRGRPGKIPAPIDDIESFWEPHEKVGVERALACTVLGDPQQVAEGIAAFVERHKPDELMLTANLYDHRARLRSFELTMQAWHARHAG; encoded by the coding sequence ATGATCCCGTTGTCGATCCTTGACCTGGCCCCGGTCTGCGAGGGCAGTGACACCACCGCCGCCTTCGCCAACATGCTGGAACTGGCCCAGCACGCCGATGCGCTGGGCTACCGCCGCTACTGGCTGGCCGAACACCACAACATGCCTGGCATCGCCAGCGCGGCCACCGCCGTGCTGATCGGCCACGTCGCCGGTGGAACAAAGCGCATCCGCGTCGGGGCAGGCGGCATCATGCTGCCCAACCATGCGCCGCTGCAGGTGGCCGAGCAGTTCGGCACGCTGGCCTCGCTGTACCCGGACCGCATCGACCTCGGCCTGGGCCGTGCGCCGGGCACCGATCAGCCGACCGCGCGCGCACTGCGCCGCTATTTCGACAGCGCCGACCAGTTCCCGCAGGACGTACGCGAGTTGCTGCACTACTTCGAGCCGGTACAGCCCGGGCAGGCGGTGCAGGCCGTTCCCGGTGGCGGCCTGCGGGTGCCGACCTGGATCCTCGGTTCCAGCCTGTTCGGTGCGCGCATGGCTGCCTCGATGGGCCTGCCGTACGCGTTCGCCTCGCACTTCGCACCGGACGTGATGGACGAGGCGCTGGCGGTGTACCGCCGCGAGTTCCGCCCATCGGCCACGCTGAAGCAGCCGCACGCGATGCTGGCCCTGAACGTCGTTGCCAGCGACAGCGAAGCCGAATCGCGGCGCCTGTTCACCAGCCAGCAGCAGAGTTTCGTGAACCTGCGTCGTGGTCGACCAGGCAAGATTCCGGCACCCATCGACGACATCGAGTCCTTCTGGGAGCCGCACGAAAAAGTGGGCGTGGAGCGGGCACTGGCCTGCACCGTGCTGGGGGATCCGCAGCAGGTGGCGGAAGGCATCGCCGCGTTCGTCGAACGGCACAAGCCCGACGAGCTGATGCTCACCGCCAACCTGTACGACCACCGCGCGCGCCTGCGCTCGTTCGAACTGACCATGCAGGCCTGGCACGCCCGCCACGCGGGCTGA
- a CDS encoding inorganic phosphate transporter: MLTLVLVVILAALVFEFINGFHDTANSIATVVATKVLSPGWAVMLAAFMNLIGALTGTAVALTIASGLLNTNVVDVTPQVILCALLGGIIWNLITWWKGLPSSSSHALIGGLCGAGLAAAHNNWDALIWSERLGSWAQNKGLLWKVFVPMITSPIAGFLLGIVVMVLLWGLIAGLARIGGAIGRLARPRIVNAFFGKAQIASAAYMGFAHGHNDAQKTMGIIAMTLIGAEATGALDDLPSWLAFMHPDASAGDGIAMWIVLTCAVVMAAGTASGGWKIIKTLGHKMVKLHPIHGFAAETSSATILTLAAHFGMPVSTTHSISTAIMGVGFAKNPRSLKFGVIERIVWAWILTIPAAGGCAYLILKLFELFGWT, translated from the coding sequence ATGTTGACCCTTGTCCTGGTGGTGATCCTGGCCGCGCTCGTCTTCGAGTTCATCAACGGCTTCCACGACACCGCCAACTCCATTGCCACCGTGGTGGCGACCAAGGTGCTCTCGCCCGGCTGGGCGGTGATGCTGGCCGCCTTCATGAACCTCATCGGTGCACTGACCGGTACCGCGGTGGCGCTGACCATCGCTTCGGGCCTGCTCAACACCAACGTGGTCGACGTCACCCCGCAGGTGATCCTGTGCGCCCTGCTGGGCGGCATCATCTGGAACCTGATCACCTGGTGGAAGGGGCTGCCTTCCTCGTCCTCGCACGCCCTGATCGGTGGCCTCTGCGGCGCCGGCCTGGCCGCTGCCCACAACAACTGGGACGCGCTGATCTGGTCCGAGCGCCTGGGCAGCTGGGCGCAGAACAAGGGCCTGCTGTGGAAGGTGTTCGTGCCGATGATCACCTCGCCGATCGCCGGCTTCCTGCTCGGCATCGTGGTGATGGTGCTGCTGTGGGGCCTGATCGCCGGGCTGGCCAGGATCGGTGGTGCCATCGGTCGTCTGGCCCGCCCGCGCATCGTCAACGCCTTCTTCGGCAAGGCGCAGATCGCCTCGGCGGCCTACATGGGCTTTGCCCACGGCCACAACGACGCGCAGAAGACCATGGGCATCATCGCCATGACACTGATCGGTGCCGAGGCCACCGGTGCGCTGGATGACCTGCCGTCGTGGCTGGCCTTCATGCACCCGGACGCCAGCGCCGGTGACGGCATCGCGATGTGGATCGTGCTGACCTGTGCGGTGGTGATGGCCGCCGGTACCGCCTCGGGCGGCTGGAAGATCATCAAGACCCTGGGCCACAAGATGGTCAAGCTGCACCCGATCCACGGCTTCGCCGCGGAGACCAGCTCGGCCACCATCCTGACCCTGGCCGCCCACTTCGGCATGCCGGTCTCGACCACGCACAGCATCTCCACGGCGATCATGGGCGTCGGCTTCGCCAAGAACCCGCGCTCGCTGAAGTTCGGCGTCATCGAACGCATTGTCTGGGCCTGGATCCTGACCATCCCGGCCGCGGGCGGCTGTGCGTACCTGATCCTGAAGCTGTTCGAGCTGTTCGGCTGGACCTGA
- a CDS encoding TIGR03862 family flavoprotein, which yields MSNRNTATPPRVAVIGGGPAGLFAAERLRAAGLQVDLYEAKGSPGRKFLIAGKGGLNLTHSDPRPLFDSRYREQASTVGRWLDGFDAQALRDWAAGFGVETYVGSSGRVFPVDRKAAPLLRGWVRRLKEQGVRLHANHRWIGWSDDGALRFETEDGAVEVHADATVLAMGGGSWPQLGSDGAWVSPLQARGVDIAPLQSANCGFDVDWTPFFAQRNAGAPLKPVVAHWLDLAGQPQSLQGECVASEYGIEGSLIYALAADLRETINRDGHAMLWLDLVPGRDEARLLADLSRPRKGRSFGEHLRRQAGLDAVKAALVFEMLGKEAGNDLPAVAATLKRLPLRLLRPRPMAEVISTAGGVRLDALDDGLMLRAVPGVFCAGEMLDWEAPTGGYLLTACYASGLRAAEGVIGWLAAR from the coding sequence ATGTCAAACCGTAATACCGCAACGCCTCCACGGGTCGCCGTCATCGGCGGCGGCCCGGCCGGCCTGTTCGCCGCCGAGCGCCTGCGCGCCGCTGGGCTGCAGGTGGACCTGTACGAGGCCAAGGGTTCGCCCGGCCGCAAGTTCCTGATCGCCGGCAAGGGCGGGCTCAACCTCACCCATTCCGATCCGCGGCCGCTGTTCGACAGCCGCTACCGCGAGCAGGCCTCTACCGTGGGACGCTGGCTGGACGGCTTCGACGCGCAGGCGCTGCGCGACTGGGCTGCCGGCTTTGGCGTGGAGACCTATGTGGGCAGCTCCGGCCGCGTGTTCCCGGTCGACCGCAAGGCAGCCCCACTGCTGCGCGGCTGGGTGCGCCGCCTGAAAGAACAGGGTGTGCGCCTGCACGCCAACCACCGCTGGATCGGATGGAGCGACGACGGCGCCCTGCGATTTGAAACCGAAGACGGCGCCGTTGAAGTGCATGCCGATGCTACCGTGCTGGCCATGGGCGGCGGCAGCTGGCCGCAGCTGGGCAGCGACGGCGCCTGGGTCTCGCCACTGCAGGCACGTGGCGTGGACATCGCACCGCTGCAGTCGGCCAACTGCGGTTTCGACGTGGACTGGACGCCGTTCTTCGCCCAGCGCAATGCCGGCGCACCGTTGAAGCCGGTGGTCGCGCACTGGCTGGACCTGGCGGGACAACCGCAGTCGCTGCAGGGCGAGTGCGTGGCCAGCGAGTACGGCATCGAAGGCAGCCTGATCTACGCATTGGCCGCAGACCTGCGCGAAACCATCAACCGCGATGGCCACGCGATGCTGTGGCTGGACCTGGTACCGGGCCGCGATGAAGCACGCCTGCTGGCCGACCTGTCACGCCCGCGCAAGGGTCGCAGCTTCGGCGAGCACCTGCGCCGCCAGGCCGGCCTGGATGCAGTGAAAGCCGCACTGGTGTTCGAGATGCTGGGCAAGGAAGCGGGCAACGACCTGCCTGCCGTGGCAGCTACGCTCAAGCGCCTGCCCCTGCGCCTGCTGCGCCCCCGGCCGATGGCCGAGGTGATCAGCACCGCCGGTGGCGTGCGCCTGGATGCGCTGGATGATGGCCTGATGTTGCGGGCAGTGCCCGGCGTGTTCTGTGCCGGCGAGATGCTGGACTGGGAGGCGCCGACAGGTGGCTACCTGCTGACCGCGTGCTACGCCAGTGGCCTGCGTGCTGCGGAAGGCGTGATCGGGTGGCTGGCGGCGCGTTGA
- a CDS encoding FKBP-type peptidyl-prolyl cis-trans isomerase encodes MRRLLLPLLLSLAAVGCSTEPSGPPPGGTLTTFERIDTVPGTGTEAVAGNKVTVHYTGWIYDNRTETKHGKTFDSSVSRGEPFTFALGAGQVIRGWDEGVAGMKVGGKRTLMIPPDYGYGDRRVGPIPAGSSLVFDVELLDVKP; translated from the coding sequence ATGCGCCGCCTGCTGCTTCCCCTGCTGCTGTCCCTCGCCGCCGTTGGCTGCTCGACCGAACCGTCCGGCCCACCGCCGGGTGGCACCCTGACCACCTTCGAGCGCATCGATACCGTCCCGGGCACCGGCACCGAAGCCGTTGCCGGCAACAAGGTCACCGTGCACTACACCGGCTGGATCTACGACAACCGCACTGAAACCAAGCACGGCAAGACCTTCGACAGCTCGGTCAGCCGTGGCGAACCGTTCACCTTTGCGCTCGGCGCCGGCCAGGTCATCCGCGGCTGGGATGAGGGCGTGGCCGGCATGAAGGTCGGCGGCAAGCGCACGCTGATGATCCCGCCGGACTACGGCTACGGCGACCGCCGGGTTGGCCCGATCCCGGCCGGCTCGTCGCTGGTGTTCGATGTCGAGCTGCTCGATGTCAAACCGTAA
- a CDS encoding exopolysaccharide biosynthesis protein yields MSSPPEAGKGPGDERPAYRNEGIRTLLEMFASGDPAEHMPLGQILGNLQQSAFGVFLFVAILPSFIPIPGMGGAVSGPLVVLIGLQMLFCLRRPWLPGFIARRGPKRGTMHRFLDRIDRPLRRLDKMLKPRLPQLLTPLPAHAFSGLLLVLLGLLLSLPIPFTNFLFGFQLLLFSLALLERDGALMLFNWIAAVAAIAFFGFSSGQLVGYTVELFQRWF; encoded by the coding sequence ATGAGCTCACCGCCTGAGGCCGGCAAGGGTCCGGGCGACGAGCGCCCGGCCTACCGCAACGAGGGCATCCGTACCCTGCTGGAGATGTTTGCCTCTGGCGATCCCGCCGAGCACATGCCGCTGGGCCAGATCCTCGGCAACCTGCAGCAGAGCGCGTTCGGCGTGTTCCTGTTCGTGGCGATCCTGCCGTCGTTCATCCCGATCCCGGGCATGGGCGGCGCGGTCAGCGGCCCACTGGTGGTCCTGATCGGCCTGCAGATGCTGTTCTGCCTGCGCCGGCCCTGGCTGCCCGGCTTCATCGCCCGCCGCGGGCCGAAGCGCGGCACCATGCATCGTTTCCTGGACCGCATCGACCGACCGCTGCGGCGCCTGGACAAGATGCTGAAACCCCGCCTGCCGCAGCTGCTGACACCGCTGCCCGCCCACGCCTTCAGTGGCCTGCTGCTGGTGTTGCTGGGCCTGCTGCTGTCGTTGCCGATTCCCTTCACCAATTTCCTGTTCGGCTTCCAGCTGCTGCTGTTCTCGCTGGCGCTGCTGGAACGCGATGGCGCGCTGATGCTGTTCAACTGGATCGCCGCCGTGGCAGCGATCGCGTTCTTCGGTTTCAGTTCGGGGCAGCTGGTGGGCTACACGGTGGAGCTGTTCCAGCGCTGGTTCTGA
- a CDS encoding GNAT family N-acetyltransferase → MQFRTGTMDDVARLWALRTRCVREICSSHYPPEVIAPWSASPPPSQYARLLSQGGCVVAEDGQGVLLGFGVFDTDANEVDALFVDPDRGGKGIGQALMQRLLAMADRDREVVLSASLNAVPFYQRHGFISVREETYPHPSGVALASVSMRRPW, encoded by the coding sequence ATGCAGTTCAGGACCGGCACCATGGATGATGTGGCCAGGCTGTGGGCCCTGCGTACGCGCTGCGTGCGCGAGATCTGCAGCAGCCATTACCCTCCCGAGGTCATCGCGCCCTGGTCTGCCTCGCCGCCACCGTCGCAGTACGCGCGGCTGTTGTCGCAGGGGGGCTGCGTGGTGGCCGAGGACGGGCAGGGTGTCCTGCTCGGGTTCGGCGTGTTTGATACCGATGCCAACGAGGTTGATGCGTTGTTCGTCGATCCGGATCGCGGCGGCAAGGGCATCGGCCAGGCGCTGATGCAGCGCCTGCTGGCGATGGCCGATCGTGATCGTGAGGTAGTGCTGTCGGCCTCGCTCAATGCCGTGCCGTTCTATCAACGGCACGGGTTCATCAGCGTGCGCGAAGAGACCTATCCGCATCCCAGTGGCGTGGCGCTGGCTTCGGTGAGCATGCGCCGGCCGTGGTGA
- a CDS encoding sulfurtransferase, with the protein MIANTAAYHFAVIDAPQALCDQLLARAEAAQLRGTILVAGEGLNLFLAGGPEAVESFYAALHADARFADMRVKTSLSEHQPFARLKAKVKDEIISFRRDDGQPLEYPRAPAVDPATVQRWLRQGHDDAGKPVVMLDTRNLQEVEYGTFKDALVLPIHKFTDLPEALAPHREALKDSTVVSFCTGGIRCEKAALWMVNDGMDNVLQLDGGILGYFEEVGGEGYEGRCFVFDERVALDAELKPMVDQPLPEPRPSAF; encoded by the coding sequence ATGATCGCCAATACCGCTGCCTACCATTTCGCCGTCATCGACGCCCCCCAGGCCTTGTGCGACCAGCTGCTGGCACGTGCCGAGGCGGCGCAGCTGCGCGGTACGATCCTGGTGGCGGGCGAGGGGCTGAACCTGTTCCTGGCGGGTGGGCCGGAGGCGGTCGAAAGTTTCTATGCGGCGCTGCATGCCGATGCGCGCTTTGCCGATATGCGGGTCAAGACCAGCCTGAGCGAGCATCAGCCGTTCGCGCGGCTGAAGGCCAAGGTGAAGGACGAGATCATCAGCTTCCGCCGTGATGACGGCCAGCCGCTGGAGTATCCGCGTGCACCGGCGGTCGATCCGGCTACCGTGCAGCGCTGGTTGCGGCAGGGGCATGATGACGCCGGCAAGCCGGTGGTCATGCTCGATACGCGCAATCTGCAGGAAGTGGAGTACGGCACCTTCAAGGATGCGCTGGTGCTGCCCATCCACAAGTTCACCGACCTGCCCGAGGCGCTGGCGCCGCACCGCGAGGCGCTGAAGGACAGCACCGTGGTCAGTTTCTGCACCGGCGGCATCCGCTGCGAGAAGGCCGCGCTGTGGATGGTCAACGACGGCATGGACAACGTGCTGCAGCTCGATGGCGGCATCCTCGGCTACTTCGAGGAGGTGGGCGGCGAAGGTTACGAAGGCCGCTGCTTCGTGTTCGACGAGCGCGTGGCGCTGGATGCCGAGCTGAAGCCGATGGTCGACCAGCCGCTGCCGGAGCCGCGCCCCAGCGCGTTCTGA